The Haliotis asinina isolate JCU_RB_2024 chromosome 16, JCU_Hal_asi_v2, whole genome shotgun sequence DNA segment TACAAACTTGTTTCCTTCGAACGGTAAATGGACGGGATCAATAGCAACTCGATATATCCGTCCGTTCCTATATGAACGTAGTTTACTGTAATTTCCGGTTTTATCGAGCTTTGGATACGTCGTAATTATGTAGTCCATTCAAATACAATCTGTCGATCCAGTGTATGATTTTGAATGTACTCTGGACCCAACTTTTGTGGAAGATCTGTATCAGTCGTTTAATCTTCTGTGAAAACCCATAAGATCTATCTTTCTTCATGagaatttacatatatttttcattattatcCCTGGAGACCGCACACAATACGTTGTGCCCATTGTACATATCGTGAAAaagacacacatcacacatcataCTGCCCATTTCAGGTGCCACAGATGGCAGATGACTGTCCATCATCAGCAACGAAACCAATGCTCTGGTATATatatcgagggaaacaaataagggagcaccacttcatggcagtgttcCTCTACTACTTCTCAGATTTCCTCCCGCTATTCAAAAGTGGTGATGTAAACTGTAAAATagtaaaggaacacttgaattTTCACGTCCTGCTTTAaatgtttctctcagtataccCGTATATCACTCACTTGATATGAGAAAGAAAATACTGTATATCTCAAACAAATCCTCCACGCATACCTTCCCGGCAAACAGATCTACGCACCTGAGATGCGATAACATCCAGCAAGTCAGTTATCAAAGTCCACCTTTTCAGTTGATTTTTCACTTGTACAGTTGTGTAAATCATGTTACTTCGTCAACTTACTTCCATATTTTCATGATTGTTTGCACACAAGTGGTAATTCACAGATTTTTGTTGATagtatatatggttacatggAAACTTGATTTCTCCACCAACTTTGGGGAACCAatttcaaaccttatgcagatgaattgcacgaggatcatgcatcaaattgctgaaaagcacgTGCAGATATTGTGCATGATGAACAGCTGAATTTGTATAAATGTTTAATTTTTAACGAAATCACAATTTTTTACTGATTTGTATCATTTATTCAACTCATGACAGTAATCTTTTCAACgctatgaatttgttttacaatacatccgTTCATGTGCAAGCAGTACATTTAAACAGcatggaatattttgaaaaaatcgTTGCCTGAAGTCAGTGGTTATTATTACACTtgtgagtctaaacgtttgaaaggaagtacatgtatacatactcAACTATAACAATGTCTTGCTGCATTATAGCTTGGCTGTACCTGTACCTGATGTGTGATAGGGCCTAGAAAACATGGAAAGAGCATTGGCAATTTATGGAATGTCAATATAATTAATGTGTTTTATCTCTTGAGTGTAGCCAGATGTgtccatatactagtatactcATATTTGAAATGTCGTCAAATGATATTTGTGAGGCTTAGGCCCAGGCATGCCGTTACATTGATGAGATAGACACTTGTGATGCGAATGCACTCCGTTGACCGGTGTTGAACGATTTTGCCTTTGTTTTTATTCCATGTCCTGAAACATTTGTAAGCACAGCATGTGAGTTGAAGCAGCATGAAATGTatgcaaatatatttctgtaatgTCACGCGTACGAATAAACAAATCTAACCAGAGACTTTAGTGCGTTTTATCTTTTTCAAAACAATCACGAATTTACAGTCATGGAAAGGAAAGGCAAACGTTCGTGGACATGCAGCTAAAATTCTTATAGAAGTCTGGCTTAAAAGGTTTGCTTTTTACAGGAATACACATGTATTGACACATTATCAGAAGACCTTCCACCAGAACATTAAACAACTCAAGGGTCCCTGGTGGAACGGGCATTAAATACACTCATCAATAGACCGGACCGGGGAATTATTCGTCTAAATATGAAGGCAGTGAGGCAACAATTCATCCGACGCCATGAACACATGGACATGAATATTATAGCACTAGTGGAGCCTGGTGTTTTGTTCTGGGCTTAACACAGGATGGACACCCCCAGGAAAACTTACACATTGTCGTCATAGCTGTTGTGATTGCTCATTGGAGGTTGTTGAGAGCCTGATATTCCAACATCTCCCAAAACTCATATCACTTGCATTCATACTGAGCTGGTGTTTCTGTCATGGCATTACTTGAGCTCCTGCGCCGCGCCCAAATAGTCATGACATTAGTCAATGTCGTCGTAGCGTCTCTGTGTGAACCAACAGCACTGGTGTTTGCACCGTTGTCTGACTACGAAGATAAAAGGCCGACAAAAGGCATCAAAGTCCAGCCACAAGCGCCCAACCGTTTGATGTGTCTCTTCGCCTGTTTCGGGGTCAACTACACACGTTCTGTTTTCTACACCCAGTCCACAAGCACCTGCTACTGTTGTAACGAACCTCCATTGTCTCTGGATCTAGAAGATGGAACAGGAACTAAATGTCTGCAAAACGCCGGTGAGTGGACCACAGACGATCGTTTGCGTCAATTTCGTAGATGGATTTGTGTTATAACGAAAGCAATAGTGTtgacaattactgaaaaatataaaaatataaggaataaaacacaatcaaaacaacatttaaaaaaaacaaaagtgaAGACAGTTTTTATTCAGCTGAAACCCTTTTGCGGGAGTATTTCGTTGAATGCCACCTTTCAACGCAAAGAGGTGTCACATTCTTCATTCAATTGTTTCCCGAAACTGTTTCCTGATAAAATGAAAGAGGTTTTTAAGGTACGAGTACTAACTAAAATACCGTAAGATTCTACATCATTTAATGAAAGCAATCATTCATTTTCAGGTTATGTTGAAACCTGGATGACAACGGTGATTGGTGTGTCGTCACAATACCATGACACTGATCCgtatgtaaatatttaattGTTTTCGCTCCGAAATACCATGTGTATAACACTAAGGGACGCCTCTAAACAGAGGCCCGTGAACATCGGGGTTAGAATTTATCTatagcaatccatgcttgtcgttaagcGACTAACAAAATCTGGTTGTCAGACTCTCTaaattggttgacatgtcatcgtatcccaataacCAAtagattggctggtccagacttattcacagaccgcctccgtagagctggaatattgctgagtgcggcgccaACAACAACCAAATCCTGCTCAACAGCAACAGCGTAACGTTCAACATGAACTGTCCAGACTGACTgattattaaaaaaacaaacacttaatCAGTGTTGATCAAATATGGAATACTTTTTCAAACATATCCAGGAGGTCCAAGACAAATCTTTATGACGTAAAGGACGTGGTCATTTCAGACGTTTCCTAGCAACACAGATGCTTGGGCCTTCTGATGTCTACCCAAATTATGGCGATATACAGGGGACATGGTGTGCCAATTTCATTGATGATAAACAGTGGATAGAGGTGAGAATTTGATTTTAGTTTTGATATACCCAGTGTTGTCTCAGTTACGCAATTTGAATAAACTTTCCCGCTCCGGACTACCGCATTACATTGACAACTTTCCTCTCTGTGGACTCTCGATTCCCGTATAACACTGACTAACTTTGCAGTTACTGGATTCCCTCAGAACACTGACCAACTTTATTCTCTGTGGATTCTTGTATAACATGGACCATCTTTGCCACTATCTGAATTCTCGGAACTAACTGTTGATCACTTTTGTCTAATCCATGTATGGCACCGACAATGAAATGATGACAGGTTGTTAAACAACTCAATTACATAATAAAACCTTCCTCATGTAGAATTGGTAAAGAATGCTTTTAAAAACGCATTGACCACCCCAACCGGTTCTTGAAATGACAGTATCCTATTCCGTTCAGGTGGGTATCTCGGAGCCAATGTTCGTAGATCAAGTGTACATTTACGAAACCTTCCATGCTGGCGGCCTTCAGAACATATCTGTGCGTGATACGTCCAACAACTGGCACCTGGTCTGGACAACACAACAAATTACGGACATCACACAGAGCAGGATCTTTGCACCAGAGTTCCAGGTAGAAGCTACTTATATGGCTTATAATGAAAGACGGATGTTCATAAAAACACCACTGCGATCTAACATTGAATGATTCCTAATTAGATTTGGCAATCAGCCGCCCATTGCTTGCCGTAACAGGCGACAGACGGGATCAGGTGCTTGGACTTGCTGACTGTGTtggcacgtgtcatcgtatccaggtactgtgtagatcgatgttcatgacgttgatcactaaattgtctggtccagattctggTCCACCgtcatgtagcttgaatattgttgattgtggtgataaaaccagccaaccaactaAGCAACCAAGAGaccaacaaccaacaaacaaacagtataCAGTATTCATTCAGTATAGGTGAATGTAATCCTGTTATTATTCCGGATAGTCGAAAGAAGAGAGCACTGGAATTTTGACATAAAATCTTCGGGATTGAAGACCATGATGAGTAAACACCTCTTTAATGGTGATAATAACTTTATATTAGATTTGACAATATTCCCGATGTGTCAGAAGTGTATTCGTTTATTGATATTATAGtaatttgaatgaaatgttttaaaaatatatttgtacatttcaGTCACCTATATTCAAAGTGACTGGGTTCCGTCTTCATGTTGACATGACTGTGGCCGGTGGCTGGGTGCAGCTGGACGCGATGCTTGCAGTGGGCCGGAAATAATGCACACTGAGAGACCCTAGCATCCCCAGAAGTGTGGAAACGACATTATATGTGTCAAACCACAATGACAAAATGCATCAGTAAATAACCGCTGAAGTGATAACCGACCGTGCAGGTTTTCAGTAATGAAGGCCACATAAATCACAATAGTGTTGTAATAGTGTTGTAATATCTGTCACAGTAGTGTTGTAACATTTTGTTAGTTTTGTAAAGAAGAAAtcgttatttacatgttttgtagCTTGTGTTAAAGGCCAACATATATTTGATAGAGTTGTACTTGAAACAAAACACTTTTAGAAGGTTGTCACCGTCCAAGTACAGCAATGAAACATTTCCCTCTAGGGGAAATTGAGAACTCAACAAGACACATCTTTAGTTAATCCACTGACGCTGAAGGTTATGTCAAATGATGCTACAATTGATATTGTAACAATGTGAATTTCTTTTTTGAACAATCTGAAGTACGTTACCAGACCTGTTTGTCTGTAGTAACCGTGCACATGTAACTGAAACTGCAGGCCTTCTTTAAAAATAAACGTTTTTAATTGAATAGCACGtttatgtaatatgtagatCTGAGAACAAGAACTGCAGCACCAATAGTTTCCAGTTGAACGAGTTGGTGAACAATGAAAGGTATTCTTTCCCATCTCTTGATGCTgcataaatgagtgagtatggactCACTTCACGAAATACAAACTGGACTtcgcacattgtatccatgtgggaaatggaACCAAGATCTTCGAATTCAGGTGAGTGGTctttaaccactcagctaccccaccgccagaCAAAACACGCGAACGCGCTGCACCTGTCTGTCATGAGACACCTGTCTGTAATGTATTTTGCTCTCGGAATCTGCCATACAGTCGCTTCGAAATCTGATACGCGTTTCTGAACACACCCCAGAACAAATTGGGTATAAACCGTTTTTTTATACTTTGCTTTAGTGAAAACGAGTAAAGTGTGCCTTTCATATTGAAGTAACGTGTTTAGGAACATGAACACCTAACAttatctttgttgacatttttgcTTGCAAAGAAACATGTTCCCGTGTTCTGTTTACGCATAGCAATATCAGTCACCAAACAGAATGAAGAGAAAGTAGAATGCATGTTATGATGTACAAGTACGAGACATATGCCACGGTTAACAGGTGAACAGACAGATGAGGTCGACATACAATGCTATTGCCAACGTCCTCGGATGCCACCGTGTCACGATCATGAGACGTTTTCAGTGCTACAGAGAGACTTGGTTCACCGCAGAGAGACCACGAAGTGGACGTCCACACATCACAATGCAGCAGAAACTTTCATCCTCCCTTAAGTAGATTTCAAGATAGTCGAAGAAAGTCATTAAGGAAGGAGCGTAACGTTTCTTTTGACctttagtatatatatataattctgtTCACTCACCGCACATGCATGGACACAAGGACTGTACAGGTTAGTACCTAGTGACACGGCATTGGTTTTCAGTCACCTTTTCAGTCTGCTTGTACCCTGTGATAAACTAGTGTCCAAAGGAAACGATACCACTTGTTTGCAAcaacacaaaatgaaaacagaacaatAGACACGGTTAAGATTGGTGTTATTCTTTTGATAAATATCTGTACAAGAATTCATTTCAGTCACATTTGAACACTGTATAGGTCAAGACTTTAAAGATGGGTGGGGTCGAAAAATGAACCTTTCCTTAGAGCACTAATCAGAGAAACAATATAAAATGTCAACTGAAACGTCTCAAAG contains these protein-coding regions:
- the LOC137268033 gene encoding uncharacterized protein, whose product is MALLELLRRAQIVMTLVNVVVASLCEPTALVFAPLSDYEDKRPTKGIKVQPQAPNRLMCLFACFGVNYTRSVFYTQSTSTCYCCNEPPLSLDLEDGTGTKCLQNAGYVETWMTTVIGVSSQYHDTDPRFLATQMLGPSDVYPNYGDIQGTWCANFIDDKQWIEVGISEPMFVDQVYIYETFHAGGLQNISVRDTSNNWHLVWTTQQITDITQSRIFAPEFQSPIFKVTGFRLHVDMTVAGGWVQLDAMLAVGRK